The following coding sequences are from one Planctomycetaceae bacterium window:
- a CDS encoding NAD-dependent epimerase/dehydratase family protein, which produces MKVLITGGAGFVGSNLADRLLARGDDVLVIDNYATGRRDNLAAHPRLKVVEGSIVDAALLDSLFDEFKPEKVVHAAASYKDPDNWIEDIRTNIEGSANVARACVRTGVSRMIYFQTALCYGITPLEQPITLSHPIRPEGSSYAYSKTAGEQYINLSGVECVTFRLANAYGPRNISGPLPTFFSRLTTGKTCFCMDTRRDFIYIQDLVDCVVPALDGKGHKGAYHISSGSDYSIKELFDATIAALGIKLDKPVEVRPRNPDDTYTILLDPSKTQQDFGWKVKTPLEAGVKAAIEYYQTYGITQTFTHLKLQK; this is translated from the coding sequence ATGAAAGTGCTGATTACGGGTGGCGCGGGATTCGTAGGCTCCAATCTGGCCGACCGGCTGCTGGCGCGGGGCGATGACGTTCTGGTCATCGACAATTACGCCACCGGGCGCCGCGACAACCTCGCCGCGCATCCGCGACTCAAGGTCGTCGAAGGCAGCATCGTCGACGCCGCCCTGCTCGACAGCCTCTTCGACGAGTTCAAGCCCGAGAAGGTCGTTCATGCGGCCGCTTCGTACAAGGACCCCGACAACTGGATCGAGGACATCCGCACCAATATCGAAGGCTCGGCCAACGTCGCCCGCGCCTGCGTGCGCACCGGCGTGTCGCGGATGATCTATTTCCAGACCGCCCTGTGCTACGGGATTACCCCCCTCGAGCAGCCCATCACCCTCAGCCATCCCATCCGCCCCGAGGGCAGTTCCTACGCCTACAGCAAGACCGCCGGCGAGCAGTACATCAACCTCTCGGGCGTCGAGTGCGTCACCTTCCGCCTGGCCAACGCGTACGGCCCGCGGAATATCAGCGGCCCGCTGCCGACGTTCTTCAGCCGCCTGACCACGGGCAAGACCTGCTTCTGCATGGACACCCGGCGCGACTTCATCTACATCCAGGACCTGGTCGATTGCGTGGTGCCCGCCCTGGACGGCAAAGGCCACAAGGGCGCCTACCACATCTCCTCGGGCTCGGATTATTCCATCAAGGAACTTTTCGACGCCACTATCGCCGCCCTGGGCATCAAGCTCGACAAGCCCGTTGAAGTGCGGCCGCGAAATCCCGACGACACGTACACCATCCTGCTGGACCCCTCCAAAACCCAGCAGGACTTCGGATGGAAGGTCAAGACGCCGCTGGAAGCGGGCGTCAAAGCCGCCATCGAATACTACCAGACCTACGGAATCACCCAGACCTTTACGCACTTGAAGCTGCAGAAGTGA
- the asnB gene encoding asparagine synthase (glutamine-hydrolyzing), with protein sequence MCGIAGIVDVKGRRLPHLHRCLDAMNTLQRHRGPDGEGIWEHPAQHVGFGHRRLSIIDLTTGDQPMRDEGGNWVTYNGEIYNYVELREEIGLEHFRTTSDTEVILQAYRKWGQDCVSHFRGMFAFALWDNGNQSLFCARDRFGIKPFYHALVDGVFYFASECKALLPFLDAIETDIEGLHDYLSFQFCLAGKTLFKGVQELLPGRVLTISNGQIQSRKYWEVHYDLDFEHTGVYFERQIEQLLRDSVRVHLRSDVKVGSYVSGGLDSSIVAALASEIYGDQFITFNGRFDCGPEYDESRYAQELADQLQCPLHIADINVQDFLDNIRKVIYHLDFPVAGPGSFPQYMVSQLAARHRKVVLGGQGGDEIFGGYARYIIAYFEQCIRAAIDGTTRNGNFIVTYESIIPNLVTLRQYKPLLQEFWREGLFEDIDKRYFRLINRANLLQEEINWSALGNYSPFETFRSIFHADNVRKESYFDSMTHFDFKTLLPALLQVEDRVGMAHGLETRVPFLDHALVEMAAAMPSNIKFKDGTLKHSLRNAMGSLLPEGIRQRKDKMGFPVPLSDWVAGDAREFVRDVFSCRPALERGLVNNKNVLQNMDREPKFGRKTWGLLCLELWQQEFHDKQSQYKKLVSA encoded by the coding sequence ATGTGTGGCATAGCGGGCATCGTAGACGTGAAGGGGCGGAGGCTGCCACACCTCCACCGCTGCCTTGACGCGATGAACACGCTCCAGCGACACCGGGGGCCTGACGGGGAAGGCATCTGGGAGCATCCGGCCCAGCACGTCGGTTTCGGTCATCGGCGGTTGAGCATCATCGACCTGACGACGGGCGACCAGCCCATGCGCGACGAGGGCGGCAACTGGGTCACCTATAACGGCGAGATCTACAATTACGTCGAGCTGCGGGAAGAGATCGGCCTGGAGCATTTTCGAACCACCAGCGACACCGAGGTCATTCTCCAGGCGTACCGCAAGTGGGGGCAGGACTGCGTCAGCCATTTCCGGGGCATGTTCGCCTTCGCCCTCTGGGACAACGGCAATCAGTCGCTGTTTTGCGCCCGCGACCGGTTCGGCATCAAGCCGTTCTATCATGCCCTCGTCGACGGCGTGTTTTACTTCGCCTCCGAGTGCAAAGCCCTGTTGCCGTTCCTCGACGCCATCGAGACCGACATCGAGGGGCTTCACGACTACCTGAGCTTCCAGTTCTGCCTGGCGGGCAAGACGCTCTTCAAGGGCGTCCAGGAATTGCTGCCCGGGCGCGTGCTGACGATCAGCAACGGCCAGATCCAGTCCCGCAAATACTGGGAAGTACACTACGATCTGGATTTCGAGCATACCGGGGTGTACTTCGAGCGCCAGATCGAGCAGTTGCTGCGCGACTCGGTGCGCGTGCATCTGCGCAGCGACGTCAAAGTAGGCTCCTACGTCAGCGGCGGGCTGGATTCGAGCATCGTGGCGGCCCTGGCATCGGAGATCTACGGCGACCAGTTCATCACCTTCAACGGGCGGTTCGACTGCGGCCCGGAGTACGACGAAAGCCGCTACGCCCAGGAACTGGCCGACCAGCTTCAGTGCCCGCTGCACATCGCCGACATCAACGTGCAGGACTTCCTGGACAACATCCGCAAGGTCATCTACCACCTGGACTTCCCCGTCGCCGGGCCGGGCTCTTTCCCGCAGTACATGGTCTCGCAACTGGCGGCGCGCCATCGCAAGGTGGTCCTGGGCGGCCAGGGCGGCGACGAGATTTTCGGCGGCTACGCGCGGTACATCATCGCGTACTTCGAGCAGTGCATCCGTGCCGCCATCGACGGCACCACGCGCAACGGCAACTTCATCGTCACGTACGAATCGATCATTCCCAACCTGGTGACCCTGAGGCAGTACAAACCGCTGCTGCAGGAGTTCTGGCGCGAGGGGCTCTTCGAGGACATCGACAAGCGATACTTCCGCCTGATCAACCGCGCCAACCTTCTCCAGGAGGAGATCAACTGGTCGGCGCTGGGAAATTATTCTCCGTTCGAGACCTTCCGGAGCATCTTCCACGCCGACAACGTGCGGAAGGAATCGTATTTCGACAGCATGACCCACTTCGACTTCAAGACGCTGCTGCCGGCCCTGCTGCAGGTGGAAGACCGCGTGGGCATGGCGCACGGGCTGGAGACGCGCGTGCCGTTCCTGGACCACGCGCTGGTGGAAATGGCCGCGGCCATGCCCAGCAACATCAAGTTCAAGGACGGCACGCTCAAGCATTCGCTGCGCAACGCCATGGGCTCGCTGCTGCCCGAGGGCATCCGCCAGCGCAAGGACAAGATGGGATTCCCCGTGCCGCTGAGCGACTGGGTCGCCGGCGACGCGCGCGAGTTCGTTCGCGATGTCTTTTCGTGCCGCCCGGCCCTGGAGCGCGGGCTCGTCAATAACAAGAATGTTCTGCAGAACATGGATCGTGAGCCCAAGTTCGGTCGCAAGACTTGGGGACTACTGTGCCTGGAACTCTGGCAGCAGGAGTTCCATGACAAACAGAGCCAGTACAAGAAGCTGGTTTCTGCTTAA
- the wecB gene encoding UDP-N-acetylglucosamine 2-epimerase (non-hydrolyzing), with product MSQARKILTVVGARPQFVKAAAVSRAIAAHNAEHGGAVLQERIVHTGQHYDDNMSKVFFDELQIPQPAMNLGVGSGSHGAQTAVMLDRLEQVILSEKPDWVLIYGDTNSTLAAALAAVKIHVPIAHVEAGLRSFNRRMPEEINRVVADHLSSALFCPTDAAVSHLAAEGIVKGVHKTGDVMYDSVLFNAELGRKSDILARLGLEPKSFYLATVHRAENTDDPARLNGILRAFAQLDKPVIFPVHPRTRQKLAGEQLACGVRLIDPVPYLDMLMLEAAARMIMTDSGGVQKEAFWFDVPCVTLRDETEWSELVEARCNVLAGASEEAILKAVASFESRGAELPQDRPADLYGDGRSSGRIVSILAGGPANA from the coding sequence TTGAGCCAGGCACGGAAGATTCTGACGGTTGTGGGGGCGCGGCCGCAGTTTGTTAAGGCGGCGGCTGTGAGCAGGGCCATCGCGGCGCATAACGCCGAGCATGGCGGGGCGGTTCTGCAAGAGCGCATCGTCCACACCGGACAGCACTACGACGACAACATGTCCAAGGTCTTCTTCGACGAACTGCAGATTCCGCAGCCGGCGATGAACCTGGGCGTCGGCTCCGGCAGCCACGGCGCGCAAACGGCCGTCATGCTCGACCGGCTCGAACAGGTCATCCTGTCCGAGAAACCCGACTGGGTGCTGATCTACGGCGACACCAACTCGACGCTGGCCGCGGCGCTGGCGGCAGTGAAGATTCACGTGCCCATCGCTCACGTCGAGGCGGGCCTGCGCAGCTTCAATCGGCGCATGCCTGAGGAGATCAACCGCGTCGTCGCCGATCATTTGTCCAGCGCGCTGTTCTGCCCGACCGACGCGGCGGTCAGTCATCTCGCGGCCGAGGGGATCGTCAAGGGCGTCCACAAGACGGGCGACGTGATGTACGATTCGGTGCTCTTCAACGCCGAACTCGGCCGCAAGTCCGACATCCTGGCGCGGTTGGGGCTTGAGCCCAAGTCGTTCTACCTGGCGACGGTACACCGGGCGGAGAATACCGACGACCCGGCCCGCCTGAACGGGATTCTGCGGGCGTTCGCTCAACTGGACAAGCCGGTCATCTTTCCGGTGCATCCGCGCACGAGGCAGAAACTGGCGGGCGAGCAGCTTGCCTGCGGCGTGCGGCTGATCGACCCGGTGCCGTACCTGGACATGCTGATGCTCGAGGCCGCCGCGCGGATGATCATGACCGACTCCGGCGGCGTTCAGAAGGAAGCGTTCTGGTTCGACGTGCCTTGCGTGACCTTGCGCGACGAAACCGAATGGAGCGAGCTCGTCGAGGCCCGGTGCAACGTGCTGGCCGGGGCGAGCGAAGAGGCAATCCTCAAGGCCGTGGCGTCTTTCGAGAGCCGCGGCGCGGAACTGCCACAGGACCGCCCGGCGGACCTCTACGGCGACGGCCGCAGCAGCGGGCGGATCGTCTCGATCCTGGCCGGCGGGCCCGCAAACGCCTGA
- a CDS encoding type II toxin-antitoxin system RelE/ParE family toxin, translated as MSYRIEFRPAALRQMRRIPKVFKARLMTAIAALSHTPRPPGSVQLAGPDDFHRIRVGDYRVIYLIHDRVLLICVVRIGHRRDVYREL; from the coding sequence ATGAGCTATCGAATCGAATTTCGGCCGGCCGCTCTGCGGCAGATGCGGCGAATCCCCAAGGTCTTCAAGGCCCGCCTCATGACGGCCATCGCCGCGTTGTCTCATACCCCCCGCCCGCCGGGCAGCGTGCAGCTTGCGGGGCCTGATGACTTCCACCGCATCCGTGTTGGCGACTACCGCGTCATCTACCTGATACACGACCGCGTGCTCCTGATATGTGTCGTCCGCATCGGCCATCGAAGGGATGTCTACCGGGAGCTGTAA
- a CDS encoding NAD-dependent epimerase/dehydratase family protein: MSSVAGSRVLVVGGAGFVGANLVKALLAKSARHVVAVDNLLSAEQANLPKSSKVTFIKGSITSDKVLESLKDNFDYMFQLATYHGNQNSMADPLADHANNTLTTLKFCERVKSFKKIRKVVYSSAGCTVAEKTYNDAQATTEESPVSLWMDTPYQMSKIIGELHFNYYFKRFALPVVKARFQNVYGPGEILGAGKWRGTPATVWRNVVPTFVYRALKQMDLPVENGGIATRDFIYVEDIVAGLIACAERGTAGEVYNVASGMETSILDLANSINRLTENPTPIDYKPPRDWDRSGKRYGSTEKARLQLGFEATVQLEEGLKRTVEWTRANLPLIDKCINKHRKHMA, translated from the coding sequence GTGAGCAGCGTTGCAGGCAGCCGTGTTCTAGTCGTGGGCGGGGCGGGGTTCGTCGGGGCCAATCTCGTCAAGGCGCTCTTGGCGAAGTCGGCCCGGCACGTGGTGGCGGTGGACAACCTCCTCTCGGCCGAGCAGGCCAATTTGCCCAAGTCGTCGAAGGTGACCTTCATCAAGGGCTCCATCACCAGCGACAAGGTCCTGGAGTCTCTCAAGGACAACTTCGACTACATGTTCCAACTGGCCACGTACCATGGCAATCAGAACTCGATGGCCGACCCGCTGGCCGACCATGCCAACAACACGCTGACCACGCTGAAATTCTGCGAGCGCGTCAAGAGTTTCAAGAAGATCCGCAAGGTGGTGTATTCGTCGGCCGGCTGCACCGTGGCCGAAAAGACCTACAACGACGCCCAGGCCACGACCGAAGAGTCGCCGGTCTCGCTGTGGATGGACACCCCCTACCAGATGTCGAAGATTATCGGCGAGCTGCATTTCAACTACTACTTCAAGCGGTTCGCCCTGCCGGTGGTCAAGGCGCGTTTCCAGAACGTGTACGGCCCGGGCGAGATTCTCGGCGCGGGCAAGTGGCGAGGCACGCCGGCTACCGTGTGGCGCAACGTCGTGCCGACGTTCGTGTACCGCGCGCTCAAGCAGATGGACCTGCCGGTTGAAAACGGCGGGATCGCCACGCGTGATTTCATCTACGTCGAGGATATTGTCGCCGGCCTCATCGCCTGTGCCGAGCGCGGCACGGCGGGCGAAGTTTACAACGTCGCCAGCGGCATGGAGACGTCGATCCTGGATTTGGCCAACAGCATCAACCGCCTGACGGAAAACCCCACGCCCATCGACTACAAGCCCCCGCGGGACTGGGACCGCAGCGGCAAGCGGTACGGCAGCACCGAAAAGGCCCGCCTGCAGCTTGGCTTCGAGGCCACGGTCCAACTGGAAGAGGGCCTCAAGCGAACCGTCGAGTGGACCCGCGCGAATCTGCCCCTGATCGACAAGTGCATCAACAAGCACCGTAAGCACATGGCCTGA
- a CDS encoding type II toxin-antitoxin system Phd/YefM family antitoxin, giving the protein MTTVRISEARQNLADLGSRVALRGERVVVERHGKNLFALVPMEDVELLERIEDETDIRLARKAMKEKGRNIPWEKVKKDLGL; this is encoded by the coding sequence ATGACTACCGTGCGAATATCTGAAGCTCGTCAAAATCTGGCCGACCTGGGCAGCCGCGTCGCGCTGCGGGGCGAGCGCGTGGTGGTGGAACGCCACGGCAAGAACCTCTTCGCCCTGGTGCCGATGGAAGACGTGGAACTGCTCGAGCGAATCGAGGACGAAACCGACATCCGCCTGGCGCGCAAGGCCATGAAGGAAAAAGGCCGCAACATCCCGTGGGAGAAGGTCAAGAAGGACTTGGGACTGTAG
- a CDS encoding ABC transporter ATP-binding protein yields MSHLSKEYALVSRLGQAMWGNRSRNCKKFLALDDVSFEVDRGQVMGVIGANGAGKSTLLKVLSGVSNASAGQVRVGGHVSGILEVATGFVPELSGRDNIRRRLALQGCTRKEVRRLEPEIIEFSELEEVIDRKVITYSSGMAAKLVFSVVTASPAEVLLIDELLVVGDEHFQGRSIRRIKDLCCSGRTVVIASHDIGHLERLCDRAIWLEKGRIRMSGEAHEVGMQYYRWAGVSAESSYPRQHARIESLTAACTDGQMRIEAVVSRLMSGSTLHFQVAVHDVRLGMMANLFSTAHEKIALPEGVGPARVAIGYPAPPGLRKGLVGAAVLRGTGALRTDVMEDAWGWDNGKHVYFTCPGGSGESYVNEPLRWRACS; encoded by the coding sequence GTGAGCCATCTCTCAAAGGAATACGCGCTGGTCAGCCGGCTTGGGCAGGCGATGTGGGGCAACCGCAGCCGCAACTGCAAAAAATTTCTGGCGCTGGATGATGTGAGCTTCGAGGTGGACCGGGGGCAAGTGATGGGCGTTATCGGCGCCAACGGGGCTGGCAAGAGCACGCTGCTGAAGGTGCTCAGCGGCGTCTCGAACGCCTCGGCGGGGCAGGTGCGCGTCGGCGGGCACGTTTCGGGCATCCTGGAAGTCGCCACGGGCTTCGTGCCGGAACTCAGCGGGCGCGACAATATCCGCCGCCGGTTGGCCTTGCAGGGCTGCACCCGCAAAGAGGTCCGCCGCCTGGAACCGGAAATCATCGAATTCTCCGAACTCGAAGAGGTCATCGACCGCAAGGTCATCACCTACTCCAGCGGGATGGCCGCCAAGCTGGTCTTTTCGGTGGTGACGGCCTCGCCGGCGGAGGTGCTGCTGATCGACGAGCTGCTGGTCGTGGGGGACGAGCATTTTCAGGGCCGGTCCATCCGTCGCATCAAAGACCTCTGCTGCTCGGGGCGCACGGTGGTGATCGCCTCGCACGACATCGGTCACCTCGAACGCCTGTGCGACCGGGCGATCTGGCTCGAGAAGGGCCGAATCCGCATGTCCGGCGAGGCGCACGAGGTGGGCATGCAGTACTATCGCTGGGCGGGCGTCAGCGCCGAATCCTCCTATCCCCGCCAGCACGCCCGCATCGAGTCGCTGACGGCCGCCTGCACGGATGGGCAGATGCGCATCGAAGCCGTCGTGTCCCGGCTCATGTCCGGATCGACGCTTCATTTCCAGGTGGCGGTGCATGACGTGCGGCTGGGAATGATGGCGAATCTTTTCAGCACGGCGCACGAGAAGATCGCGCTGCCTGAGGGGGTGGGGCCGGCGCGAGTCGCGATCGGCTATCCGGCCCCTCCGGGGCTGCGCAAGGGTCTGGTCGGGGCGGCGGTGCTTCGGGGGACCGGGGCGCTGAGAACCGACGTGATGGAAGACGCGTGGGGCTGGGACAACGGAAAGCACGTCTATTTCACCTGCCCCGGCGGCAGCGGCGAGAGCTACGTGAACGAGCCTCTGAGGTGGCGAGCATGTTCATAG
- a CDS encoding ABC transporter permease encodes MPVLGMTKQDLRLLGNLVRMSLSDRYMGSILGRFWAVMHPLLLLGMYAFIFGFIYKSKLPGAETTFAYAIWLISGFVPYLAIQDSLGGTTSCVLSSSSLVKNVVFKSESLPVAATVVSAVPFAVGLAFLFILLLIDGNYPTWHVVFLIPTIVLQFAFLMGIGLFLSATAVFLRDVVQVIPTATLLIVFFTPIFYTVQMLPAPVRTINFFNPFFQMVQPYRDALLSHTVPNLWGMGYLAMISLVMLYAGFKYYNRLKGYFEMAL; translated from the coding sequence ATGCCCGTGCTGGGAATGACAAAGCAGGACCTTCGGCTGCTGGGCAACCTCGTCCGCATGAGCCTGTCGGACCGGTACATGGGGTCGATCCTCGGGCGATTCTGGGCCGTGATGCATCCGCTGCTGCTGTTGGGCATGTACGCCTTCATCTTCGGGTTCATCTACAAGAGCAAGCTCCCCGGCGCCGAAACCACCTTCGCCTACGCGATCTGGCTGATCAGCGGCTTCGTGCCTTACCTGGCGATCCAGGACAGCCTGGGCGGCACGACCTCGTGCGTGCTGTCCTCGTCGTCGCTGGTCAAGAATGTGGTCTTCAAGTCCGAGTCGCTGCCCGTGGCCGCGACGGTCGTCTCGGCCGTGCCCTTCGCCGTCGGGCTGGCGTTTCTGTTCATCCTGCTGTTGATCGACGGCAATTACCCCACCTGGCACGTGGTGTTTCTGATCCCCACCATCGTGCTCCAGTTCGCCTTCCTGATGGGCATCGGGTTGTTTCTCAGCGCCACGGCCGTGTTCCTGCGCGACGTCGTCCAGGTGATTCCGACCGCGACGCTGCTGATCGTGTTCTTCACGCCGATCTTCTACACCGTGCAGATGCTCCCGGCGCCGGTGCGGACGATCAACTTTTTCAACCCGTTCTTCCAGATGGTTCAACCGTATCGCGACGCCCTTCTGAGCCATACGGTGCCCAACCTGTGGGGGATGGGATATCTGGCGATGATTTCGCTGGTGATGCTGTATGCCGGGTTCAAGTACTACAACCGTCTCAAGGGCTACTTCGAGATGGCGCTTTGA
- a CDS encoding ABC transporter ATP-binding protein — protein sequence MFIETRGLSKVFQLSAWRQAASLLGVLRGRQDVQEKARTVVAVDNVSLRIDEGQRVGIIGRNGAGKTTLLQMLAGLSQPTSGTIEVDGHVNCIMSLGVGLREDLSGRENIYISGEVNGKSRKEVDAVIDEAVAFAEVGDFIERPVRTYSSGMKARLTFAMITFISPEILIIDEALSVGDAIFSRKASARMKDICDRGRILIVVSHSMETIKNMCQRCIWMNDGRAVMDGNPADVTAAYVEHVRKLDEQAMQKQFRSRLGATGAADGCQVGDITLLDKSGQERLIFDVLDPMRIRVPVTVAGPIAKPDLRISIERMNGVGVLCRRASQDGFELDLSGGSAVFEAPLEAVRLGQTSYELRVELLSDCGPSPAVLAGRTIVFKVENPFYEFANPIYWPKAQWSVEPMPLSEVQ from the coding sequence ATGTTCATAGAGACTCGCGGTCTGAGCAAGGTGTTCCAACTGTCGGCGTGGCGCCAGGCCGCCTCGCTGCTGGGCGTGCTGCGCGGGCGCCAGGACGTGCAGGAGAAGGCCCGGACGGTGGTGGCCGTCGATAACGTGTCGCTGCGGATCGACGAGGGGCAGCGCGTGGGCATCATCGGGCGCAACGGCGCCGGCAAGACGACTCTACTTCAGATGCTGGCAGGCCTGAGCCAGCCCACATCGGGAACCATCGAGGTCGACGGACACGTCAACTGCATCATGAGCCTGGGCGTCGGATTGCGAGAGGACCTCTCCGGGCGCGAAAACATCTATATCAGCGGCGAAGTCAACGGCAAGAGCCGCAAGGAAGTCGACGCCGTGATCGACGAGGCGGTGGCCTTTGCGGAAGTGGGGGACTTCATCGAACGTCCCGTTCGCACGTACTCCTCGGGCATGAAGGCGCGGCTGACCTTCGCCATGATCACGTTTATCTCGCCGGAAATCCTGATCATCGACGAGGCGCTGTCGGTGGGGGACGCGATCTTCAGCCGCAAGGCCTCGGCCCGCATGAAGGACATCTGCGACCGCGGCAGGATCCTGATCGTCGTCTCCCACAGCATGGAGACGATCAAGAACATGTGCCAGCGCTGCATCTGGATGAACGACGGGCGCGCGGTCATGGACGGCAATCCGGCCGACGTCACCGCCGCTTACGTCGAACACGTTCGCAAGCTCGACGAGCAGGCGATGCAGAAGCAGTTCCGCTCGCGCCTGGGCGCCACGGGAGCGGCCGACGGCTGCCAGGTCGGCGATATCACGTTGCTGGACAAGTCGGGGCAGGAGCGATTGATTTTCGACGTGCTGGACCCGATGCGAATTCGCGTGCCGGTGACGGTCGCCGGTCCGATCGCAAAGCCGGACCTGCGGATCAGCATCGAGCGGATGAACGGCGTGGGGGTGCTCTGCCGCCGCGCGTCGCAGGACGGATTCGAACTGGATCTCTCCGGCGGCAGCGCCGTGTTCGAGGCGCCGCTGGAGGCGGTTCGACTCGGTCAGACGTCATACGAGTTGCGGGTCGAACTGCTCTCGGACTGCGGTCCTTCACCGGCGGTCCTGGCCGGGCGGACCATCGTGTTCAAGGTCGAGAACCCGTTCTACGAGTTTGCCAACCCGATCTACTGGCCCAAGGCTCAATGGAGCGTCGAGCCGATGCCCTTGTCGGAGGTTCAATAG